GTCAAGGTCTGGCGCGAACCGACCCCGGCCGCCAGATTCCACCGCTCGATTTCTTCTGCGGAGCGATTCTCCTTGCGAGTCGGTGGCAGCGATGGCCTGGTTTAAGAAGGAACGAAAGCCTCGGGCGTCCCAGCGCGCCCGCCTCGAGATCCCGAAAGACGCATGGGACAAGTGCGAGGCGTGCGATCACGTCGACATTCGGGAGCGGTTCGAGCGGGCTCTCAATGTCTGCCCGGCTTGCGGCCACCATCGCCGCTTCACGGCGGAGGAGTACATCGAGCTGTTGACCGATGCGGGAACCTGGCGGGAGCTGAACGGCAACCTGCGCGCACTGGACCCGCTTTCGTTCGAGCACTATCCTGATCGCACCAAGCTTTCCCAAGCCAAGACGGGTCAGCTCGATGCGATGTTCACCGGACTGGCGCGCCTCGAGTCGATTCCGATCCACCTGGGCGTCATGAACTTTGCCTTCATGGGCGGTTCGATGGGCTCGGTGGTTGGTGAGCGGATTGCCCGGCTGGCGCGCCGCTCGGCCGACAAAGGGGTCCCGCTCATTCTGGTCTGCTGCTCTGGCGGCGCCCGAATGCAGGAAGGCGTCTTCTCACTGATGCAGATGGCCAAGACATCAGCGGCCATTGCGGAGGTGAAGCGTGAAGGGGTGCCGTTCCTGACTCTGCTTACCAACCCGACTACAGGTGGGGTCTCGGCGAGCTACGCCATGCAGGGAGACGTGATCCTTGCAGAACCGGGGGCGGTCATCGGGTTTGCCGGCCAGCGGGTCATCAAACAAACCATCGGACAGGATCTTCCCGAAGGTTTTCAGACGGCCGAGTTTCTGCTGGAGCACGGCCAGATCGATGATGTCGTTCCCCGGGGCTCGCTTCGTGAAACCGTGACCCGGCTCTTCCGCCATATGCTGGGTCACAAGTCTGAGGCTCAGGTCGGAGGGCCGAGGGCCGAGGGGTGAGCGAGCCCGCGAGCCCGATGGTCGAGGCTGCGGAGCTCAGCTATCGCGACGCCCTCGACTTTCTCTTTCCCAGAACCACCGCGATCAAGTTCGGCCTCGAGCGGACCGAGCGCCTGCTGGCCGCGCTCGGCAATCCGCACCACGTAGTGCCGGTTGTGCACGTCGGCGGCACCAATGGGAAGGGAAGCGTCACTGCCCTCGTCGTCGCTGCGCTGGCGGAAGCCGGGTGGCGGGTTGGGACCTACACCTCGCCACATCTCGTCGATTTTCGTGAGCGGATAACCGTCGGCGGCGTTCCGATATCGGAAGCAGCCGTGGCGATGTGGACGGCTCGGCTCCGTCCTCTGATCGAGGCTGAGGGCGCGACGTTCTTCGAGGCCGCCACCGCGATTGCGTTTGCGGACCTGGCCGCTCGCGGTGCCGAGATTGCCGTGATCGAGGTCGGCCTGGGTGGCCGACTGGACAGCACGAACGTGGTCCGGCCGCTGGCGAGCGGGGTCACCAAAATCGCGATGGACCACCAGAAGTATCTCGGGGACACACTCGAGCGGATTGCCGCCGAGAAGGCGTGGATTGCCAAACCGGGGGCGCCGTTCGTGATCGGCGAGGAAGATCCTGCCGTAATAGCCGTCCTGGCATCGGAAGCCGCCCGGGCGGTTCAGTCCATCGATGCCGGCGTCCATCCCGATCTCCGGGTGGTTCCCGCTGGCGTCGCTTGGGATGGCCCCCTGGGTCTGGCAGGACCGCACCAGCGACGCAATGCGGCCGTCGCCGCCGCGTTGCTGGCGGCCCTGCCGGTGCCCTATCGACCGTCGTCCGAGGCGACGGCTGCCGGTTTTGCGGCGGCCTTCGTTCCCGGGCGGCTCGATCGTCGGGGCAAGTGGCTCTTCGACGTGGCCCACAATCCGGACGGGGTCCGAGCACTGGTGCGGGCCCTGCAGGATCAGGCGCCGGCGGGGCCCGTCCATGCTCTGGTCTCGATCCTGGGCGACAAGGAGTGGCCCGCGATGCTGGTCGAGCTCGACCGGGTCGTCGACCAGGGTGTTCTGACCGTTGC
The Gemmatimonadales bacterium genome window above contains:
- the accD gene encoding acetyl-CoA carboxylase, carboxyltransferase subunit beta, with product MAWFKKERKPRASQRARLEIPKDAWDKCEACDHVDIRERFERALNVCPACGHHRRFTAEEYIELLTDAGTWRELNGNLRALDPLSFEHYPDRTKLSQAKTGQLDAMFTGLARLESIPIHLGVMNFAFMGGSMGSVVGERIARLARRSADKGVPLILVCCSGGARMQEGVFSLMQMAKTSAAIAEVKREGVPFLTLLTNPTTGGVSASYAMQGDVILAEPGAVIGFAGQRVIKQTIGQDLPEGFQTAEFLLEHGQIDDVVPRGSLRETVTRLFRHMLGHKSEAQVGGPRAEG